A part of Caldisericia bacterium genomic DNA contains:
- a CDS encoding S-methyl-5'-thioinosine phosphorylase, protein MTRIGIIGGSGVYTIDEIEHIKEDSLITPFGIFEYLLGKYHEKEVVFVARHGKRHQLPPHLIPYRKIIWGMKELNVKYIIATSACGSLNENMMPGDFVIIDQFIDLTDGREVTFFDTPGDFKHTDMTEPYSPYLREIITKVFEKMKVKFHNRGTYITMNGPRYETKAEIKMLQIIGGDLVGMTGTPEVILANEVGIQYASIGIVTNFAAGILSKKISHEEVVEMMNQKLPILKKVILEIIKEIKLEV, encoded by the coding sequence ATGACAAGAATTGGAATTATAGGCGGTAGTGGAGTATATACCATTGATGAAATTGAACATATAAAAGAAGATAGTTTAATTACACCATTCGGAATTTTTGAATATTTATTGGGAAAATATCATGAAAAAGAGGTTGTATTTGTTGCAAGACATGGAAAAAGACATCAGTTACCTCCCCATTTGATACCATACAGAAAAATTATATGGGGAATGAAAGAACTAAATGTTAAATATATTATTGCAACTTCTGCATGTGGATCCCTAAATGAAAATATGATGCCAGGTGATTTTGTAATAATTGATCAATTTATTGATTTAACAGATGGAAGAGAAGTGACATTTTTTGACACACCTGGTGATTTTAAACATACTGACATGACTGAGCCATATTCTCCATATTTAAGAGAAATAATAACAAAGGTTTTTGAAAAAATGAAAGTAAAATTTCATAATAGAGGTACATATATCACAATGAATGGACCAAGATATGAAACTAAGGCTGAAATTAAAATGCTTCAAATAATTGGAGGAGATTTAGTTGGAATGACTGGTACCCCTGAAGTTATTTTAGCAAATGAGGTTGGAATTCAATATGCCTCAATTGGAATAGTTACAAATTTTGCAGCTGGTATTCTTAGTAAAAAAATTTCTCATGAAGAAGTTGTTGAAATGATGAATCAAAAATTGCCAATTTTAAAAAAGGTAATTTTAGAAATTATAAAAGAGATTAAATTGGAGGTTTAA
- the mtnA gene encoding S-methyl-5-thioribose-1-phosphate isomerase, whose translation MDIKPIEWKKDSLLVLDQRLLPFEIKYEECKNYLEVRNAIKDMKTRGAPVIGVTGAYGFYLGIKELYEDNRLDEYKLIKEALISSRPTAINLMWAVNRMEKVFLANKNNKNLLEILLNEAIKIEKEEEDKCIKISEIGEKLINDGDTILTHCNTGSLATLGPGTALGVIKFAHRNGKRIKVFYTETRPYLQGARLTGFELINEKIDSTLITDSMAGYVMKLGLISKVIVGADRIARNGDTANKIGTYMLSVLAKEHKIPFYIAAPTSTIDINIKNGEEIPIEERNENEIKYIKNIKITLDETKVFNPSFDVTPNDNITGIITEKGIIYKPFEENILKIF comes from the coding sequence ATGGATATTAAACCCATTGAATGGAAAAAGGACTCGCTTTTGGTTTTAGATCAAAGACTACTCCCCTTTGAAATAAAATATGAAGAATGTAAAAATTATTTAGAAGTTAGAAATGCAATAAAAGATATGAAAACAAGGGGCGCTCCTGTAATTGGAGTTACTGGAGCATATGGATTTTACCTTGGTATTAAAGAGTTGTATGAAGATAATAGATTAGATGAATATAAGTTAATCAAAGAAGCACTCATATCTTCAAGACCAACAGCAATTAATCTTATGTGGGCAGTCAATAGAATGGAGAAGGTTTTTTTAGCAAATAAAAATAATAAAAATCTTTTAGAAATTTTACTTAATGAAGCAATAAAGATAGAAAAAGAGGAAGAAGATAAATGTATCAAAATTTCAGAAATTGGAGAAAAATTAATAAATGATGGTGATACAATTTTAACTCATTGTAATACAGGTTCTCTTGCTACTTTGGGTCCTGGAACTGCTCTTGGAGTTATAAAATTTGCACATAGAAATGGTAAAAGAATTAAAGTTTTTTATACTGAGACAAGACCATATCTTCAGGGAGCAAGATTAACTGGATTTGAATTAATTAATGAGAAAATAGATTCAACTTTAATAACAGATTCAATGGCTGGATATGTTATGAAACTTGGATTAATAAGTAAAGTCATTGTTGGAGCAGATAGAATTGCAAGAAATGGTGATACTGCAAATAAAATTGGCACATATATGTTATCTGTACTTGCAAAAGAACATAAAATACCATTTTATATCGCAGCACCAACATCTACAATTGATATTAACATAAAAAATGGAGAAGAAATTCCAATTGAAGAAAGAAATGAAAATGAAATTAAATACATCAAAAATATCAAAATTACACTTGATGAAACAAAAGTATTCAATCCATCTTTTGATGTAACCCCTAATGATAATATAACTGGAATTATAACTGAAAAGGGTATTATATATAAACCATTTGAAGAAAATATTTTAAAAATCTTTTAA
- the dtd gene encoding D-aminoacyl-tRNA deacylase: protein MRCVVQRVNEAKVKVNGEIISHIEKGFLVLLGIEIGDNDEDINYLVRKISNLRIFDDENGKLNLSIKDVNGEIMIISQFTLYGNLKGGFRPDFTRAEKGEKAFELYNKFIEKLKKEGFVVKEGVFGAYMQIELINDGPVTLIIDSKLKDF from the coding sequence ATGAGATGTGTTGTTCAAAGAGTTAATGAGGCAAAAGTGAAGGTTAATGGAGAAATTATATCACATATAGAAAAAGGTTTTTTAGTTTTATTAGGAATAGAAATTGGCGACAATGATGAAGATATAAATTATCTTGTAAGAAAAATTTCTAATTTAAGAATTTTTGATGATGAAAATGGGAAATTAAACCTTTCTATAAAAGATGTAAATGGTGAAATTATGATAATATCTCAATTTACACTTTACGGAAATTTAAAAGGGGGCTTCAGGCCAGATTTCACAAGAGCAGAAAAAGGGGAAAAAGCTTTTGAATTATATAATAAATTTATTGAAAAATTAAAAAAAGAAGGTTTTGTTGTTAAAGAGGGGGTTTTTGGAGCATATATGCAAATAGAATTAATAAATGATGGTCCTGTTACTCTAATAATAGATTCAAAATTAAAAGATTTTTAA
- a CDS encoding bifunctional (p)ppGpp synthetase/guanosine-3',5'-bis(diphosphate) 3'-pyrophosphohydrolase, whose protein sequence is MEDGKTKLLLEDELWEVLKEKLKDKFSEKEIRELEDIYLFAKKAHEGQERASHEPYILHPLNVALILLDFNVDFSTLAAAILHDVVEDTNVTIDTIRDKFGKEIASLVDGVSKISQIKFLSLEEWKLESLRKVLIAMASDFRVVFIKLADRLHNMRTLKYLPPEKRREIAKETMEIYVPLAHRLGIYTLKWELEDLSFKYLEPEIFQDLKIKVAKKREEREKEIEEIKKEIERLLEENGIKSRIEGRAKNLYSIYRKMKQENKTFEEIYDLTALRVIVSTVSDCYKTLGIVHTRWKPIPGRIKDYIAIPKPNGYQSLHTTLIGDNGEPFEIQIRTEEMHKKCEMGMAAHWMYKEGGRKIDPDLSKKINWIRQIAEWHRTIPSAKEFINRVKEDIFSDEIFVFTPKGEIINLPQDATPVDFAYKIHTEIGHKCVGAKVNGRIVPLDYKLKTGDRVEILTSKNSPGPSRDWLKFVKSSSTKEKIRQFFRRKEKEIEETPKEEIQEKEDKGIRLERKIKLQNNLGVIVEGIKGNILINLAKCCTPIPGDDIIGYISKGRGIVIHRRDCKNLLSILGQSKDNINKLINVSWVENTKIFYPVKIEIHVKDEPGVLNSIISTISKYNYNIESINAPPAKNKERTTVIYMTLQIPGYGRLKELINEIKTIQNVIDVKRGE, encoded by the coding sequence ATGGAAGATGGAAAAACTAAACTTCTCTTAGAGGATGAACTCTGGGAGGTACTTAAAGAAAAACTAAAAGATAAATTCTCTGAAAAAGAGATAAGAGAATTAGAGGATATATATCTTTTTGCAAAAAAGGCTCATGAGGGTCAAGAAAGGGCATCTCATGAGCCTTATATTTTACATCCATTAAATGTTGCTCTAATTTTGCTTGATTTTAATGTAGATTTTTCAACACTTGCTGCAGCAATTCTTCATGATGTGGTTGAGGATACAAATGTCACAATTGATACAATTAGGGATAAATTTGGAAAAGAAATTGCAAGTTTGGTTGATGGTGTAAGTAAAATTTCACAAATAAAATTTTTATCACTTGAAGAGTGGAAGTTAGAAAGCCTAAGAAAAGTTTTGATAGCAATGGCTTCTGATTTTAGGGTAGTATTTATTAAACTTGCAGATAGATTACACAATATGAGAACACTAAAATATTTACCACCTGAAAAAAGAAGAGAAATTGCTAAAGAGACAATGGAAATTTATGTCCCATTGGCTCATAGACTTGGTATATACACATTAAAATGGGAACTTGAAGATCTTTCATTTAAATATCTTGAACCAGAAATTTTCCAAGATTTAAAAATAAAAGTTGCAAAAAAAAGAGAAGAGAGAGAAAAGGAAATAGAAGAGATTAAGAAGGAAATTGAGAGGCTTCTTGAAGAAAATGGTATTAAATCAAGAATTGAAGGAAGAGCCAAGAATTTATATTCAATATATAGAAAAATGAAACAAGAAAATAAAACTTTTGAGGAAATATATGATTTAACTGCACTTAGAGTGATAGTTTCAACAGTTTCAGATTGTTATAAAACCCTTGGAATTGTTCACACAAGATGGAAACCAATTCCTGGTAGAATTAAAGATTACATAGCAATTCCAAAACCAAATGGATATCAATCTTTACATACTACTCTAATTGGCGATAATGGTGAACCATTCGAAATTCAAATAAGAACTGAAGAAATGCATAAGAAATGTGAAATGGGAATGGCTGCCCACTGGATGTATAAAGAAGGTGGAAGAAAAATTGACCCTGATTTATCAAAAAAAATCAACTGGATAAGACAAATTGCCGAATGGCATAGAACAATTCCATCTGCTAAAGAATTTATTAATAGAGTCAAAGAAGATATATTTTCAGATGAAATATTTGTTTTTACACCTAAGGGTGAAATCATTAACCTACCACAAGATGCAACACCAGTTGATTTCGCTTACAAAATTCACACAGAAATAGGACACAAATGTGTTGGTGCAAAAGTAAATGGAAGAATTGTTCCACTTGATTATAAATTAAAAACAGGAGATAGAGTTGAAATATTAACTTCAAAAAATTCACCTGGACCTTCAAGAGATTGGCTAAAATTTGTAAAAAGTTCGTCAACTAAAGAAAAGATAAGACAATTTTTTAGAAGAAAAGAAAAAGAGATTGAAGAAACACCAAAAGAGGAAATTCAAGAAAAAGAAGATAAAGGGATTCGTCTTGAAAGAAAAATTAAACTTCAAAATAATCTTGGAGTAATTGTTGAAGGAATAAAAGGAAATATATTAATAAATTTAGCAAAATGTTGTACTCCAATACCAGGTGATGATATTATAGGTTATATTTCAAAAGGAAGGGGTATTGTTATTCATCGAAGAGATTGTAAAAATTTACTTTCAATTTTAGGTCAAAGCAAAGATAATATTAATAAGTTAATAAATGTGAGTTGGGTAGAGAATACAAAAATTTTTTATCCAGTTAAAATTGAAATTCATGTAAAAGATGAGCCAGGTGTTTTAAATAGCATTATTTCAACTATTTCAAAATATAACTACAATATAGAATCAATAAATGCTCCACCCGCTAAAAATAAAGAAAGAACAACAGTTATTTACATGACTCTTCAAATTCCAGGTTATGGTAGATTAAAAGAATTAATAAATGAGATAAAAACAATTCAAAATGTTATTGATGTAAAAAGAGGTGAATAG
- a CDS encoding adenine phosphoribosyltransferase — MDLREFIRDIPDFPQKGILFRDITPLLKNRDAFREAINLMVEPFKNEKIDLVVGIEARGLILASPIAYNLNAGFVPIRKPGKLPWKTERKEYELEYGMAILEVHLDSIQKGDRVLIVDDVLATGGTAKAAAELVEKLGGVVVGFDFLIELIDLKGRDMLSKYPLYSILKL, encoded by the coding sequence ATGGATTTAAGAGAATTTATAAGAGATATTCCTGATTTTCCACAAAAAGGAATTCTTTTTAGAGATATTACACCTTTATTAAAAAATAGGGATGCATTTAGGGAGGCAATAAATTTAATGGTTGAACCATTTAAAAATGAAAAAATAGATTTAGTTGTTGGAATTGAAGCAAGGGGTTTAATTTTAGCCTCACCAATTGCTTATAATTTAAACGCTGGCTTTGTTCCAATTAGAAAACCAGGAAAACTACCGTGGAAAACCGAAAGAAAAGAGTATGAACTTGAATATGGAATGGCAATCCTTGAAGTTCATTTAGATTCAATACAAAAGGGAGATAGAGTTTTAATTGTTGATGATGTTTTAGCAACTGGTGGTACTGCAAAGGCAGCCGCAGAACTTGTTGAAAAACTTGGAGGAGTAGTCGTTGGATTTGATTTTTTAATTGAATTAATTGATCTTAAGGGGAGGGATATGTTATCAAAATATCCACTTTATTCAATTTTGAAATTATAA
- the secF gene encoding protein translocase subunit SecF has translation MRLFNIENLQIIPKRKIYFSISLIFILVSIVAIVFNYFTIKSPLNYGLDFTGGTILDLKFEKTPTVSDARDVLKEFGYGSSVIQVSQDGRLIIRINQKNLSADEREKIFTKLEEKFGKLDRENLRLSSIGPTISNELKRAGIIALLVGLTFIFIYITLRFQFRFAVVTILALIHDTIITVGLLALIRQQVNSPFIGALLAIIAYSVQDSVVVLDRVRENLKILKDKYSYDEIINKSIQQSFTRSVNTSLTTLLAIIAILIFGGSTIRDFSFTLLFGITAGTYSSIFIAAPLLVVWNNLSKHKFEETKKEFKGVEEASKVQVATNPVKISQNKPKNKKKKKGGKR, from the coding sequence ATGAGATTATTTAATATTGAAAATTTACAAATTATTCCAAAGAGAAAAATTTATTTTTCAATTTCTCTTATTTTTATTTTAGTCTCAATTGTTGCAATTGTTTTTAATTATTTCACTATTAAATCTCCATTAAATTATGGTTTAGATTTTACTGGTGGAACTATTCTTGATCTTAAATTTGAAAAAACCCCAACAGTTAGTGATGCAAGGGATGTTTTAAAAGAATTTGGTTATGGCTCAAGTGTTATTCAAGTTTCTCAAGATGGCAGATTGATTATAAGAATTAATCAAAAAAATTTGAGCGCTGATGAAAGAGAAAAGATATTTACTAAACTTGAAGAAAAATTTGGAAAATTAGACAGAGAAAATCTTAGGCTATCTTCTATTGGTCCTACAATTAGTAATGAACTTAAAAGAGCAGGAATAATTGCTTTACTTGTTGGTTTAACCTTTATATTCATTTATATTACATTAAGATTCCAATTTAGATTTGCAGTTGTTACAATATTAGCACTTATTCATGATACAATCATAACAGTTGGTCTACTTGCATTAATAAGACAACAAGTTAACAGTCCTTTTATTGGTGCACTTCTTGCAATAATTGCTTATTCTGTTCAAGATTCAGTTGTAGTTCTTGATAGAGTAAGAGAAAACCTCAAAATTTTAAAAGACAAATACTCTTATGATGAAATAATCAATAAAAGTATTCAACAATCATTTACTCGTTCAGTAAATACTTCTTTAACAACCCTCCTTGCAATTATTGCAATTCTTATTTTTGGTGGCTCAACAATTAGAGATTTCTCATTTACACTTTTATTTGGAATAACTGCTGGAACATATTCATCAATTTTTATTGCAGCACCTCTACTTGTTGTTTGGAATAATTTAAGTAAACATAAATTTGAAGAAACTAAAAAAGAATTTAAAGGTGTTGAAGAAGCGAGTAAAGTTCAAGTAGCAACAAATCCTGTTAAAATAAGTCAAAATAAACCAAAAAATAAGAAAAAGAAAAAAGGAGGTAAGAGGTAA
- the secD gene encoding protein translocase subunit SecD, whose protein sequence is MKLKSYFGRLIFLIVVIAIAIWAVKTKTPTLGLDLKGGVHIVLECIDTEQVKATPELVESTKAVIEKRVNALGISEAIVQREGGLNSKRIIIDIPGQRNLKLEDIEKLIGKTALLQFKLEDGTVILTGANLKDVRVQLNTDPAKKGQAVIAFELDSEGTQKFAQATKENIDKHIAIYLDEELLMNPVVKSEIPDGKGVIEGDFTIDQASQYVALLKGGSLPLKVNILSSEIIGPSLGEDMIAMSIKAAILAFVLVVLYMTVYYRLMGFLASVALLIFVLIDLAVLILLNATFSLPAIGGFVLTLGMAVDANVIIFERIKEEIRSGKTLKTGISLGFNKAFRTVLDSNITTLSGALAIIYFGIGLIKGFGVTLTIGILISFFSAIFTTRLLLDIFSITPLAKNGKIFGY, encoded by the coding sequence ATGAAGTTAAAAAGCTATTTTGGTAGACTAATTTTTCTAATAGTTGTTATAGCAATTGCTATCTGGGCTGTTAAAACAAAAACACCAACACTTGGATTGGATCTTAAAGGTGGAGTTCACATAGTTCTTGAATGTATTGATACAGAACAGGTTAAAGCAACGCCAGAACTTGTAGAAAGTACAAAAGCAGTAATTGAAAAAAGAGTAAATGCTTTAGGTATTTCTGAAGCAATAGTTCAAAGAGAAGGAGGTTTAAATAGTAAAAGAATAATTATTGATATTCCTGGACAAAGAAATTTAAAACTTGAAGATATTGAAAAATTAATTGGAAAAACTGCTCTTTTACAGTTTAAACTTGAAGATGGAACAGTAATTTTAACTGGAGCAAATTTGAAAGATGTTAGAGTTCAATTAAATACAGATCCAGCAAAAAAGGGTCAAGCAGTAATTGCTTTTGAACTTGATTCAGAAGGAACACAAAAATTTGCACAAGCGACGAAAGAAAATATTGATAAACATATTGCTATATATTTAGATGAAGAACTACTTATGAATCCTGTTGTAAAAAGTGAAATACCTGATGGTAAAGGAGTAATTGAGGGTGATTTTACAATTGATCAAGCATCTCAATATGTTGCTTTGCTTAAAGGTGGATCGCTTCCTTTAAAAGTTAACATTCTATCATCTGAAATAATTGGGCCTTCTTTAGGGGAAGATATGATTGCAATGAGTATAAAGGCTGCAATTTTAGCATTTGTTTTGGTTGTATTATATATGACAGTTTATTATAGATTAATGGGTTTTTTAGCATCAGTTGCACTTTTAATTTTTGTTTTAATTGATTTAGCCGTATTGATCCTTTTAAATGCTACTTTCTCACTTCCTGCAATTGGAGGTTTTGTTTTAACATTAGGTATGGCGGTTGATGCTAATGTAATAATTTTTGAAAGAATAAAAGAGGAGATAAGAAGTGGTAAAACTCTTAAAACTGGTATAAGTTTAGGTTTTAATAAAGCATTTAGAACTGTTCTTGATTCAAATATTACAACACTTTCTGGTGCACTTGCAATTATCTATTTTGGAATTGGTTTAATAAAAGGTTTTGGTGTAACATTAACAATTGGAATTCTTATTTCATTTTTCTCTGCTATATTTACAACAAGGCTTCTCCTTGATATTTTTTCAATAACACCTCTTGCAAAGAATGGAAAAATTTTTGGATATTAA
- the rph gene encoding ribonuclease PH, with product MKRKDGRGNEDIREFKIDIDFLKYPNGSALIQMGDTKVICTAMVEEKVPPFLKNTNSGWITAEYSLLPGSTYPRTIRDIDKGRIEGRSQEIQRLIGRALRAAVDLTAISGLTIWIDTDVIQADGGTRTAAINGGFVAMYIALAKLYKNGKIPYFPIKSFIGAISVGIYNDEIIIDLDFNEDFDAQVDLNLVMNENKKIIEIQGTAEKRDYSLEELFNMIKLGWKGISKIIEYEKELLKKVIYSY from the coding sequence ATTAAAAGAAAAGATGGAAGAGGAAACGAGGATATAAGAGAATTTAAGATTGATATAGATTTTTTAAAGTATCCGAATGGTTCAGCCCTTATTCAAATGGGTGATACAAAAGTCATTTGTACAGCAATGGTTGAAGAGAAAGTGCCTCCTTTTTTAAAAAATACAAATTCTGGATGGATTACTGCTGAATATTCTCTTCTTCCTGGTTCTACATATCCAAGAACAATAAGAGATATTGATAAAGGAAGAATTGAGGGTAGATCACAAGAAATTCAAAGGTTAATAGGAAGAGCATTAAGGGCAGCTGTTGATCTAACTGCAATTTCAGGCTTAACAATTTGGATAGATACTGATGTAATTCAAGCAGATGGAGGAACAAGAACTGCTGCAATAAATGGTGGATTTGTAGCAATGTATATTGCACTTGCAAAATTATATAAAAATGGAAAGATACCATACTTTCCTATTAAAAGTTTTATAGGAGCAATAAGTGTTGGTATATATAATGATGAAATTATAATTGATTTAGATTTTAATGAAGATTTTGATGCACAAGTTGATTTAAATCTTGTTATGAATGAAAATAAAAAAATAATAGAAATTCAAGGAACTGCTGAAAAAAGAGACTATTCTTTAGAAGAACTTTTTAACATGATTAAACTTGGATGGAAAGGCATCAGTAAAATAATTGAATATGAAAAAGAACTTCTCAAAAAAGTTATTTATAGCTACTAA
- the rdgB gene encoding RdgB/HAM1 family non-canonical purine NTP pyrophosphatase: protein MKKNFSKKLFIATKNKGKLNEYIYLLKELNLEILTPFDYPNYNSPDEIGSTFLENALLKARHGYGYTKIPTIADDSGLSVDILNGLPGIYSKRFYDNSGDFDKNIEKLLNMLKDVPFEKRKARFIAIIVYKDSFYEEIFTGELEGYIFNEKRGNFGFGYDPIFYLPQFSKTVGELTFEEKNKISHRKKAIEKFINFYKTTLQQL from the coding sequence ATGAAAAAGAACTTCTCAAAAAAGTTATTTATAGCTACTAAAAATAAAGGAAAATTAAATGAGTATATTTATCTATTAAAAGAACTTAATTTAGAGATCTTGACTCCGTTTGATTATCCAAATTATAATTCTCCAGATGAAATAGGGTCTACTTTTTTAGAAAATGCACTATTAAAAGCAAGGCATGGATATGGATATACAAAAATACCAACTATAGCAGATGACTCTGGTTTATCAGTTGATATATTAAATGGATTACCAGGAATTTATTCAAAAAGGTTTTATGATAATAGTGGAGATTTCGATAAAAATATTGAGAAATTATTAAATATGTTAAAAGATGTTCCTTTTGAAAAAAGAAAGGCAAGATTTATTGCTATAATTGTTTATAAAGATTCATTTTATGAAGAAATTTTTACAGGTGAACTTGAAGGATATATATTTAATGAGAAAAGAGGTAATTTTGGCTTTGGATATGATCCTATTTTTTATTTACCTCAATTTTCAAAAACAGTAGGAGAACTTACTTTTGAAGAAAAGAACAAGATAAGTCATAGAAAAAAAGCGATAGAAAAGTTTATCAACTTTTATAAAACTACTCTTCAACAGTTATAA
- a CDS encoding helix-turn-helix transcriptional regulator, with amino-acid sequence MIKYNCMGLRERLIELRKRLGLSKADFAARIGVSTAYIHILESGKQEITLRVLESISRSFEIPISYFFEDMNLEEDIKINFKKIKVNYLIDENKEFFEGDFGEIYVPKKLISNKDFIIKYNSNNLPLMNINKGDYIISSHENELYNQDRLIVKIGKKAKFCTLYIKRGNYILSPCEENEFSFILDENKMDILKIKKVITVEE; translated from the coding sequence ATGATAAAATATAATTGTATGGGATTAAGAGAAAGATTAATAGAGTTAAGAAAAAGACTTGGTTTATCGAAAGCAGATTTTGCGGCAAGAATAGGCGTTTCGACAGCATATATTCATATTCTTGAGAGTGGAAAACAAGAAATTACTTTAAGAGTTTTAGAGAGTATATCGAGATCATTTGAAATTCCAATATCTTATTTTTTTGAAGATATGAATTTAGAAGAAGATATTAAAATTAATTTTAAAAAAATAAAAGTTAATTATTTAATAGATGAAAATAAAGAATTTTTTGAGGGTGACTTTGGAGAAATTTATGTACCAAAAAAATTGATTTCAAATAAAGATTTTATTATTAAATATAATAGCAACAATTTACCATTAATGAATATAAATAAGGGTGATTATATAATTAGTTCACATGAAAATGAACTATATAATCAAGATAGATTAATTGTTAAAATAGGAAAAAAAGCAAAATTTTGTACATTATACATTAAAAGAGGAAACTATATACTTTCACCATGTGAAGAAAACGAGTTTTCATTTATACTTGATGAAAATAAAATGGATATTTTAAAAATAAAGAAAGTTATAACTGTTGAAGAGTAG
- a CDS encoding HU family DNA-binding protein, translated as MTKPEIVSAIAEKAGVTKKVAAATLEAFIETVMDALKKGEKVALVGFGTFEVRERKPRKGINPQTRKPIQIPAKKVPAFRPGKELKAIVPKK; from the coding sequence ATGACTAAACCAGAAATTGTATCAGCGATTGCAGAAAAGGCTGGTGTAACAAAAAAAGTTGCAGCAGCAACACTTGAAGCATTCATTGAAACAGTAATGGATGCTTTAAAAAAGGGGGAAAAGGTTGCACTTGTAGGATTTGGAACATTTGAAGTAAGAGAAAGAAAACCAAGAAAAGGTATTAATCCTCAAACAAGAAAACCAATTCAAATTCCTGCAAAGAAAGTTCCAGCATTCCGTCCAGGTAAAGAGTTAAAAGCAATTGTTCCAAAAAAGTAA
- a CDS encoding NAD(P)H-dependent glycerol-3-phosphate dehydrogenase, with amino-acid sequence MKIGIIGGGGWGTSLGLHLFRKKFEVIIWFHSKETLKIIKETRENIYYLPGFLIPNEIELTNNLEEVIDKTDIIFIVVPSQHVRDVLSQINKKKIRNKNFLIASKGIEMKTGKRMSEVLEEILETKNYAILSGPNFSKEVALRIPTSSVVASNDDKLSEMFQNLLTNEYFRVYTSRDSIGVELGGSLKNVLAIAAGISDGLGFGVNTKASLITRGIKEMIRVGKKYGAKEETFYGLSGLGDLVATSFSNLSRNRWFGEMIGRGIKPKEIISSTRQVIEGVFTSKVVYENNKDLDLPIISEVYCIIYENKEPMISVKSLMTRILKSEEN; translated from the coding sequence ATGAAAATTGGAATTATAGGTGGAGGAGGCTGGGGAACATCTTTAGGATTACATCTATTTAGAAAAAAATTTGAAGTTATTATATGGTTTCATTCTAAAGAAACATTAAAAATTATTAAAGAAACAAGAGAAAATATCTATTATTTACCCGGCTTTTTAATACCTAATGAAATTGAACTTACAAATAATTTAGAAGAGGTTATTGATAAAACAGATATTATTTTTATTGTTGTCCCATCTCAACATGTAAGAGATGTTTTATCGCAAATAAATAAAAAGAAAATAAGAAACAAAAATTTTCTTATAGCATCTAAAGGTATAGAGATGAAAACAGGAAAAAGAATGAGTGAAGTTTTAGAAGAAATTTTAGAAACCAAAAATTATGCTATTCTTTCAGGACCAAACTTTTCAAAGGAAGTAGCCTTAAGAATTCCAACATCATCTGTTGTTGCTTCTAATGATGATAAATTAAGTGAGATGTTTCAAAACCTCTTGACAAATGAGTATTTTAGAGTATATACTTCAAGAGATAGCATTGGAGTTGAGTTAGGAGGGAGTTTGAAAAATGTGCTTGCTATTGCTGCTGGTATATCTGATGGTTTAGGATTTGGAGTGAACACTAAAGCATCGTTGATAACAAGAGGTATAAAAGAGATGATTAGAGTTGGAAAAAAGTATGGAGCAAAAGAAGAAACTTTTTACGGACTCTCAGGGTTGGGAGATTTAGTAGCAACTTCTTTTTCAAACCTTTCAAGAAATAGATGGTTTGGTGAAATGATAGGTAGAGGAATTAAACCAAAAGAGATAATTTCTTCCACTAGACAAGTAATAGAAGGAGTCTTTACTTCAAAGGTTGTATATGAAAACAATAAAGATCTTGATTTGCCTATTATAAGTGAAGTTTATTGTATAATATATGAAAATAAGGAACCAATGATATCTGTTAAGAGTTTAATGACAAGGATTTTGAAAAGTGAAGAAAATTAG